In the genome of Mycobacterium kansasii ATCC 12478, one region contains:
- a CDS encoding winged helix-turn-helix domain-containing protein, whose product MSTLTAAQARRVAVAAQGFAEPKPAGPITHAHLKRLISRIQVLQLDSVSVAVRAHYAPVFSRLGSYDRDVLDRAAWGPRSSRLLVEYWAHEAALMAVDDWPLLRWRMRQYRHGRWGIHIVKANPQLADEIIAAVAELGPSTAGQIEAHLAAEPRMRKGTWWNRSDTKWVAEALFASGVLTTATRVGFARHYDLVERVLPAEVLAREVDDDEAVRQLTLRAATALGVSTEADIRDYFRMTAQQIKPAIADLVATGEIERVSVEGWPAPAYLRSGQTVPRRDRGTALLCPFDPLIFFRPRVKRLFGFHYRIEIYTPAPKRQYGYYVWPLLLDGQLVARVDLKADRAADALRVVGAFSEPDSPRTRTRVATALAGELASMASWLGLAGVGVSGRGDLAGQLRTAAKQAG is encoded by the coding sequence ATGAGCACCTTGACTGCCGCGCAGGCCCGCCGGGTGGCGGTCGCGGCACAAGGCTTCGCCGAGCCCAAACCGGCCGGCCCGATCACTCACGCCCACCTCAAGCGGCTGATCTCCCGGATCCAAGTGCTGCAACTGGATTCGGTGTCGGTGGCCGTGCGGGCACACTACGCACCGGTGTTCAGCCGGCTCGGCTCCTACGACCGCGACGTGCTGGACCGCGCCGCATGGGGCCCGCGCTCGTCGCGGTTGCTGGTCGAGTATTGGGCACACGAAGCCGCGCTGATGGCCGTCGACGACTGGCCCTTGCTGCGCTGGCGGATGCGGCAGTACCGGCATGGACGCTGGGGTATTCATATCGTCAAGGCCAACCCGCAGCTGGCCGATGAAATCATCGCGGCGGTCGCCGAACTCGGACCCAGCACCGCCGGTCAGATCGAAGCGCACCTGGCCGCCGAGCCCCGCATGCGAAAAGGAACCTGGTGGAATCGCAGCGACACCAAGTGGGTCGCCGAGGCGCTGTTCGCCTCGGGCGTGCTGACGACAGCCACCCGCGTCGGGTTCGCCCGCCACTACGACCTGGTCGAGCGAGTGCTGCCGGCAGAGGTGCTGGCACGAGAGGTCGACGACGACGAAGCCGTACGCCAACTGACGCTGCGAGCGGCTACCGCGCTGGGCGTGAGCACCGAAGCCGACATCCGCGACTATTTCCGGATGACCGCCCAACAGATCAAGCCGGCGATCGCCGACCTGGTGGCCACCGGTGAAATCGAGCGGGTGAGCGTCGAAGGCTGGCCGGCGCCGGCCTACCTGCGGTCCGGCCAGACGGTGCCGCGCCGCGACCGCGGCACCGCGCTGCTGTGTCCGTTCGACCCGTTGATCTTCTTCCGGCCAAGAGTCAAGCGGCTGTTCGGTTTTCACTACCGCATCGAGATCTACACCCCGGCGCCGAAACGCCAGTACGGCTACTACGTGTGGCCGCTGCTGCTGGACGGACAGCTGGTCGCGCGGGTGGACCTCAAAGCCGACCGCGCCGCCGATGCATTGCGCGTGGTGGGGGCGTTCAGTGAACCCGACTCGCCGCGGACGCGGACGCGGGTCGCCACGGCGCTGGCCGGCGAACTGGCGTCGATGGCATCCTGGCTGGGGTTGGCCGGTGTCGGCGTGTCCGGGCGCGGGGACCTGGCGGGGCAGCTTCGCACCGCGGCCAAACAGGCCGGCTGA
- a CDS encoding restriction endonuclease subunit S: protein MSAEHVKLGDHLDFAHGRALPTRLSDGGFPVCGANGIIGYADQPNARGPLIVIGRVGSYCGSVHYHDGDVWVTDNALACRAKRPEETRYWYYALRGCGLNRYRAGSGQPLLSQTILRDVSTRAAAAPDRSRIGEVLGALDDKIAANKRVIEAAEALMLAIVHNISDRVPLSTLARKSTASRNPQEFDGSVAYYSFPAFDDGAQPTVVNSRTIKSVKFVLTRPCVLFSKLNPRIPRIWNVISLPVEMALTSTEFVVLHPVGVDTSALWSALRQSDVGARLRRRVAGVTGSRQRIQPAELLHEQVRDVRRLTAAQATAISGLGALCHVRRVESAQLAAGRDALLPLLVCGDVNVTDAARMPHPPELRY, encoded by the coding sequence ATGAGCGCCGAACACGTGAAATTGGGCGATCATCTCGATTTCGCCCACGGACGTGCTTTGCCGACGCGGCTGTCAGACGGCGGCTTTCCGGTCTGTGGCGCCAACGGGATCATCGGTTATGCGGACCAACCCAATGCCCGGGGGCCGCTGATCGTCATCGGCCGGGTTGGTTCATATTGCGGGAGCGTGCATTACCACGATGGCGATGTGTGGGTCACCGACAACGCACTCGCCTGCCGCGCCAAGCGCCCCGAGGAAACTCGTTACTGGTATTACGCCCTGCGGGGTTGCGGACTCAATCGGTATCGCGCCGGATCGGGCCAGCCGTTGCTCAGCCAGACCATCCTGCGCGACGTTTCCACGCGTGCTGCCGCCGCGCCTGACCGTTCCCGGATTGGGGAAGTGCTCGGAGCATTGGACGACAAGATCGCCGCCAACAAGCGCGTTATCGAAGCTGCCGAGGCGTTGATGCTGGCGATCGTCCACAATATTTCTGATCGGGTGCCGCTTTCGACCCTGGCGAGAAAGTCAACGGCGAGTCGCAATCCCCAGGAGTTCGACGGCAGCGTCGCTTATTACAGCTTTCCCGCGTTCGACGACGGCGCCCAGCCCACCGTCGTCAATAGCCGAACGATCAAGAGCGTCAAGTTCGTTTTGACGCGGCCGTGCGTATTGTTTTCGAAGCTGAATCCGAGGATCCCGCGAATCTGGAATGTCATCAGCCTCCCGGTGGAAATGGCGCTGACGAGCACGGAATTCGTCGTGCTGCATCCTGTTGGAGTCGATACGTCGGCGTTGTGGTCGGCATTGCGACAATCTGATGTCGGGGCCAGGCTCCGGCGTCGGGTGGCGGGCGTGACGGGAAGCCGCCAACGAATCCAACCGGCTGAACTTCTGCACGAACAGGTGCGCGATGTGCGGCGATTGACCGCCGCACAGGCGACAGCGATATCGGGCCTGGGTGCTCTGTGCCATGTCCGACGCGTCGAATCGGCGCAGTTGGCGGCGGGCCGCGACGCGCTGCTTCCGCTCTTGGTGTGCGGCGACGTCAATGTCACAGATGCCGCGCGGATGCCGCACCCGCCGGAATTAAGGTACTAA
- a CDS encoding type I restriction-modification system subunit M, protein MPPGKKQEPSTLKELQDTLWKSADKLRGSIGASQYKDVILGLLFLKYLSDADTEQRIAIGATLSAGGTDRGAFTVPPNARWELLAAHAEGKSVVAGEPAKSIGALIDDAMDAVMQANPALAVSLPRMYNRDNIDQRRLGELVGLFSTARFSRQGEHRARDLMGEVYEYFVGNFARAEGKRGGEFFTPASVVKVIVEVLEPSRGRVYDPCCGSGGMFVQAEKFAYEHSGDVNDICIYGQESVEETWRMAKMNLAVHGIDNKGLRWGDTFVCDQHAGVRMDYVMANPPFNIKDWARDEKDPRWRFGVPPANNANYAWIQHILSKLAPGGRAGVVMANGSMSSNSNGEGIIRAHIVDADLVSCMVALPAQLFRSTGIPVCLWFFAMDKKAGCQGAIDRSGQVLFIDAREFGHLVDRTERALAAEEITLIGDTYHAWRGTRSAGSKSIAYQDVCGFCKSVMLAEIRAANYALTPGRYVDAPETECDGEPIGGDITRLTEDLLTALDESARLETVLRKQLKRLDA, encoded by the coding sequence ATGCCTCCCGGGAAGAAGCAGGAACCGTCGACGCTCAAGGAACTCCAGGACACGCTCTGGAAATCCGCCGACAAGCTGCGGGGGTCGATAGGGGCGAGCCAATACAAAGACGTGATCCTTGGCCTGCTGTTCCTCAAGTACTTGTCAGACGCGGATACCGAGCAGCGCATCGCAATCGGGGCGACGTTGTCCGCCGGCGGCACGGACCGCGGTGCGTTCACAGTCCCGCCGAACGCCCGCTGGGAGCTCCTGGCGGCACACGCCGAAGGCAAGTCGGTGGTCGCCGGTGAACCAGCGAAAAGCATCGGTGCGCTCATCGACGACGCGATGGACGCCGTGATGCAAGCTAATCCGGCGCTTGCCGTAAGCCTGCCTCGGATGTACAACCGGGACAACATCGACCAGCGCCGGCTCGGTGAGCTGGTCGGACTGTTCAGCACGGCACGTTTCAGCCGCCAGGGTGAGCATCGCGCGCGGGACCTGATGGGCGAGGTGTACGAGTACTTCGTCGGCAATTTCGCTCGCGCGGAGGGAAAGAGGGGAGGGGAGTTCTTCACTCCCGCGAGCGTGGTCAAGGTGATCGTGGAAGTGCTGGAGCCGTCACGCGGTCGGGTCTATGACCCGTGCTGCGGCTCCGGCGGCATGTTCGTGCAGGCCGAGAAGTTTGCTTACGAGCACAGTGGCGACGTGAACGATATTTGCATCTACGGCCAGGAGAGCGTCGAGGAGACCTGGCGAATGGCGAAGATGAACCTCGCCGTCCACGGTATCGACAACAAGGGCCTCAGGTGGGGTGACACGTTCGTCTGCGACCAGCATGCGGGCGTCCGGATGGACTACGTGATGGCCAATCCGCCGTTCAACATCAAAGACTGGGCGCGTGACGAGAAAGACCCCCGGTGGCGTTTCGGCGTTCCGCCCGCCAACAACGCGAATTACGCGTGGATTCAGCACATCTTGTCCAAGCTTGCACCGGGCGGCAGGGCCGGGGTGGTGATGGCGAACGGCTCGATGTCGTCGAACTCGAACGGCGAGGGCATAATCCGCGCCCATATCGTGGACGCAGATCTGGTTTCGTGCATGGTCGCACTGCCGGCTCAGCTGTTTCGCAGCACCGGGATTCCGGTCTGTCTGTGGTTTTTCGCCATGGATAAGAAAGCGGGTTGTCAAGGCGCGATCGACCGCTCCGGCCAGGTGCTGTTCATCGACGCGCGTGAATTCGGCCATCTGGTCGACAGAACCGAGCGGGCATTGGCCGCCGAAGAGATCACGCTTATCGGCGATACCTACCACGCGTGGCGCGGAACGCGTTCGGCTGGCTCGAAAAGCATTGCTTACCAAGATGTTTGCGGATTCTGCAAATCTGTGATGCTGGCGGAGATCAGGGCGGCCAACTATGCGCTCACCCCGGGCCGCTACGTGGACGCACCCGAAACCGAGTGCGAC